The genomic stretch CCTTCCAGGCGTGCTGCAGCCGCTGAATTTGAAGCGCTCCCATTGGGCAGCGTTTAAGTGCGCAGCGAAGCATCAATTGACAGCCCGGATTAATGATGCGCCGCAACTCTAATTGCCCGTGCCGCGACTGATCGTGATTGAACTTCTGATATTGGCCGAGCTTGCTATTTCCTGTGTACAGCCTTGTTTGACGTGTAGCAGTTGCATCTTCGGATTTCTCACTGCGTTTAATAATGCCACTGAGCTGACAACTTCCATGAAGAGATATATCTGATACTAATCTGTCTTTGTTTTGTCGCCCATCGCTGCCCGAGCACGCAACTCGACTTTACGTTGGCGCATGAGCTCTCAGCTGCTCTTatcagcctcgtctctcgctctctcaATCAACCTATCATATTGATTTCATCTTAATCCTCTACTCAATACCATATCTCAACCATGTCTTCAAGCCAGCCGCAGACAAATGGCGTGCCAGCCTCGTCTGCCAACACATCTCAAACAGTTCCCAACACCCAGACAACGACTGCGAGCCAAcctcccgccgccgccgccgccgcttcttcttctcaatccGCACAGCCTTCAACGCACCAGCAGCCCTCGTCGGCGCCCAGGCCGCGTGACTCACGACTTGTTGAGCTTCTGCTTACCTCCCAAGGCGTCACATCCTACGAGCAGCGGGTACCCCTCCTGCTCTTGGACTTCGCCTACCGACATACCTCCTCCGTTCTCAACGACGCATTACATCTCACAGGCGACCCGTATATCACGCAAGCCGGTGCAAAGCCATCTGGCGGCATGGGAGGTGCCATGGCGGCACCGTCTGGTGATGCCAGCGTCAGCGCCAATGCCGTGAAAGTGGCTATCGCTGCCCGCCTGGGCTACCAATTCAGGGGAGGGAGCAGCGGAGGCGGCATCAGCAAGGAATATATGCAGGAGCTGGCCCGAGAGCGAAACAAGGTGGCATTACCTAAAATTGTGCCAAACGAATGGGGCGTCCGGCTACCGAGCGAGAGATTTGTTCTTAGTGGGACAGGTTGGGGTCTCAAGGACGTATGGGGTGAAGAGGGtgcagatgacgacgaggaggaagaggagagttCAGCTTCTCAGCAGGGTGGAGATGCCATGGAAGGCATTGAAGGTCCGGAACCTGAAGATATTGGCGGCGACGGTGTCGAGGGCGGGACGGTGGACGATGTCTTTGGCGACGATGTGGATGCAGAGATGGCCGAGGAGAGCTGAGCGTCATATTCTTCGGACTCATGCTACCTTTAATTGCGCGAAGCTGGACTTTGGATGTTCCAAACATATTCATGTTGGCGTTTTGGGCGTTGGAAAAGACGGTTATAAGGAGTGCGGAGAGACATATAGCTGTCTCTAATTATATCTATTCCTGAGGTACTTTAATCAAATAAAAGCCATCTGACTTTTAAAGTATATGATAAATGGCATAAACATAGCACCGCGTGATTTGCTTGTGGTCAAGGCGTGAAACATGACATCGCTAGTAAAGGGATCGATCGTCTTATTAACATTTAGGGGCATGAGTTGCTGCCTCACTATCCAAAAGAAGTGTAAtgaagaaattttttttttcacatgCACTCCCGCCCACGCAACACCTGGTTGTAAGAATATGGGAAAATTTATGGTACACTAGGCCTGTAAAACGGTATCTCATACACTCTATACCcggtcttttttttttctggacTGTTCCGCCCCCTTCTCTCCGTATCCTTTCTACTCTTAAAACTTGGGCTTCAGGGTGTTCCTCAGACGCTGGTAGTCGAACAGACCCTCAATCTTTCCAACTGCGCTGATGGCAATGTCCTTGTCCCAGATGTATCGGTTAGCAAAGTCCATGACGTCCTTGTCGGTAATGGCATCGATCTTGCGCTCGATCTCGCCAGGGCTGGCACGGCGGCCAGTGGTGACGAGCTGGCGACCGATATCCTCGGCGAGGGCAGTGGTGCCGTCCAGGGACAGCAGGATGGAGGCCTTCAGCTGAGCCTTGGCGCGCTCAACCTCGGCTTCGCTGACGTTGGTGCACAGGCGAATCCACTCGCGGAGGGCAAAGTGGACAAGGTCGTCGAGGCGGGTGGTGTTGTCAGTGACGAGGTAGATACCCCAGAGACTATAGATAGACACAGTCAGTTTATGCTCGAATACATTCTTTCAATCATCGTTCAAACATACCCAGTGTCGCTGTAGCTGGTGGAGAAGCTCATGAAGCTGTTGGCCAGCTCGTGCTTGTGAACATAGCCGCTCAGCTTGCTGCCCTGGTGAGGGGCGTTGCCCATGGCCTTGTCGTAGTTGCCGACAATGGCCTGAGTGACCAGAGCAGTGAAGTAGTCCTCGGAGTTCCAGCTAACACCCTCGACGGCAATGGCGACGTTGGCAGTGGGCATGGTGTCATCGCGAACACGGACATCAGAACCAACGAAATCGGCCTTCTGCTTGGACAGGACGTAGGCCTCAGTCTgggggctgctggtggaaaGGCCGGAGAAGTGCTTCTCGGCAAGCTCAACCAATTGCTCGTGGGGAACGCCaccggcggcagcgaggatCATACGATCGGCAGTGTAGTTGTTCTTGATGTAGTTGACGAGCTCGGTGCGGGTAATATCACGGATGTTCTGGCGGGGTCCGAGAATGGTGCGGCCAagaggctggtgctggaaaGCAGTGGCGTGCAGGTGGTCAAAGACAACCTCCTCAACCTGCTTCTCAACCTCCTCGGACTCTCGGAGAATGACGTCGCGCTCGCGCTCGATGGCGGACGGCTCGAGCTTGGAGTTTTGCAGGATATCGGAGAGAATGTCGACGGTCTTGGGGACATCGGAGTTGAAAGCCTTGGCGAAGTAGACGGTGTTCTCACGCTGAACAAGGTGTTAGTGGTTTCAGAGATTTTTCTTCCCGGATGAGCCCATTGCGACGGAATGGgtttgaaaaaaagaccaacCGAAGTGTAGGCGTTGAGGTGGCCACCCATGTTCTCAATCTCGAGCTCcaattgctgctgcgatcGCTTTGCGGTACCCTTGAATCAACTGTCAGCCGTCTTTGTCCGTATGATGCCATATCGGGACATCCCACCTTGAAAGCCAGGTGCTCGAGGAAGTGGGCGGTGCCGTTCGTCTCGTTGGTCTCGGCACGGGAGCCAGCGTCAATCCAGACGCCAACGGTCGATGTCTGGGCCCATGGTGAATACTCAGTGGCGACCTGGTGTTTGTCGGTTAGCAAAACAGGCGTCCACGGCATGAGGCTGGGCCAATTGGCCCCCGGAGTTGGCGCTCACAGTCAAGCCGTTCTTGAGGGTTGTTGTCTGAGTCTTGCCGACGTTGGAAGGAGTAGCGAAGCCTCGTCGCAGAGAACCGGCGACTGAGAAGCCGGAACGGGCTCGCAGGCCTTGCGACAAGTTCAAAGCTAATCTGCGGGACGCCATGGCGGAGGTTTGGGGGATTAATGGTCAATTGAGCGGTTTGATGAAATCTTTCCACTGCTCGGCAAGAAGCTTTGCTGAGCGGGTTGTGGCCTTAGTTTCGAGGTTTTGGCTGCTTAGTCATTCCGACCAGCTCCGACGCCCGACGACATCGACCGGGTCGTCCAATCAGGCGC from Trichoderma atroviride chromosome 3, complete sequence encodes the following:
- a CDS encoding uncharacterized protein (BUSCO:EOG092D4G83) — translated: MSSSQPQTNGVPASSANTSQTVPNTQTTTASQPPAAAAAASSSQSAQPSTHQQPSSAPRPRDSRLVELLLTSQGVTSYEQRVPLLLLDFAYRHTSSVLNDALHLTGDPYITQAGAKPSGGMGGAMAAPSGDASVSANAVKVAIAARLGYQFRGGSSGGGISKEYMQELARERNKVALPKIVPNEWGVRLPSERFVLSGTGWGLKDVWGEEGADDDEEEEESSASQQGGDAMEGIEGPEPEDIGGDGVEGGTVDDVFGDDVDAEMAEES
- a CDS encoding uncharacterized protein (MEROPS:MER0001229~BUSCO:EOG092D1YID) translates to MASRRLALNLSQGLRARSGFSVAGSLRRGFATPSNVGKTQTTTLKNGLTVATEYSPWAQTSTVGVWIDAGSRAETNETNGTAHFLEHLAFKGTAKRSQQQLELEIENMGGHLNAYTSRENTVYFAKAFNSDVPKTVDILSDILQNSKLEPSAIERERDVILRESEEVEKQVEEVVFDHLHATAFQHQPLGRTILGPRQNIRDITRTELVNYIKNNYTADRMILAAAGGVPHEQLVELAEKHFSGLSTSSPQTEAYVLSKQKADFVGSDVRVRDDTMPTANVAIAVEGVSWNSEDYFTALVTQAIVGNYDKAMGNAPHQGSKLSGYVHKHELANSFMSFSTSYSDTGLWGIYLVTDNTTRLDDLVHFALREWIRLCTNVSEAEVERAKAQLKASILLSLDGTTALAEDIGRQLVTTGRRASPGEIERKIDAITDKDVMDFANRYIWDKDIAISAVGKIEGLFDYQRLRNTLKPKF